The Anopheles moucheti chromosome 3, idAnoMoucSN_F20_07, whole genome shotgun sequence genome contains the following window.
agtaaacaaacaaacaatcaccCGGACAACGGTGACGAGCGGTGTGGTCGACATTCGATGCCGTCCCTACCGAAGATCGCGACAATAGCGAACGAGATCCGAAGGACGGGACGCAGCATCTTCGTGGGTCCAGATCGAGCGGATGAATCCAGACGCAGATCAGAGTCTTTCGAACGTTGCGTGCGACCGgtagtgtttgtgtttggcagtgcgttttattttattacacagACGATACGGTGAAGATGAACAGATTTGTCGGAGTGCTCGTACTTTCGGCGCTGGTAATCGGTGCCTTGGGTCAGAACGATGGTCGTGGTAAGTGATTAGAGAGGACACGCTTCTCACTGTTTCGCGATAAAGACATGCAAGGCTCTGCACATGTTTGattaaacaataaatgttCAAGGTAGATGATCATTTGGAATCGTGTTCGATTCGTCCATTGTTCCTGTTCTTTGGTGCTAAACATCAGACTAATTAGATGGCGTGTTTGAGGGATGTTTCACGATGAAGTTCACGTATGGAAGTTATGATACGGTTCGTTGAGCATGTGCATGTCCATGTCCGTGATTATCATAATCTGATTGCAAATTTTAAACGCTCGAACAGATCTCTTTCAACTTCCAATAAATACCTTTTgtattaaattaacaaaatcaaTAAGAAATTAATCCAATGGGGAAGGTATTTCCGTTTACATAAAGATagatcaattaatttcgtttgAGTAAGGATAGAAATCGAATTTTACCTGGCGGATGAGTTTTTGAACATGAAGAAATATCCAACTGCTTGGTGTTAGCCTGTTGGTCGTTGTTATTTTATCATTAGGAACGGCTAATACTCCATTGAAATTCCACTAGTTCCTTCGGAATCTAGctataaaatttaatcattCATCCTTCGCAACGAGTTAGGTTTCAATCGATCGGCTTCGGTCAGTACATCTTCATGACTGTACCTCCTGAACAGTACAGGAAGCAGATATCTACGCTTCTGTTTTTCTTACCATCTCCTCGAGACAGCCTTCAAACTTTGAATATAGCAAACAAACCGTCTAAGGTCACTTCATTAGTCGTGACCTTTCGGCTCGTCCGATCTGCCACACCAAGAGCCACGGCTCTTGTTAGGATTATTTTGGACACGTTCGGAACGCCGCGGCTCGAATGACCTAACAAACCGGAAATACTGGTTTGTGCCGGGACGAGCGAtggcaaaaacaaagcagATCCGGATTCACAAATTGGGTAGCATCGGTTATATTTCACACACCGGGCCACAAGAATAAATAAGCAAAACGGATCCAACATCAGTGCCCAATACACAACGCGTCCACTTTGGGGTTTcgaacaggtttttttttgtcgttttgctGTATTATGTCGTACCCAAGGAATTGGCAGTAAGTTTGGGGTAATATTGCGATCCACAAACTTTAATGTTCAAGAAAACCGAATATTCATTTCAACTCTTCCAAGTTTATTGCCACACTCGAACCACACTTGAAAGccccaacaacaaaaaaagtgtgTGTGCTGTAGTCTTGTTTTACATAAACGCAAACAAAGAGGAGTCGAAACAAATAAACTGTCCTGTTCTGGAGTTTGCAAGTCGGAAGataaaccgaaacaaaacaacttccCTACATGTCTGAATGATGTCGTAAGCACTGGCCAACCGAACGGGACAACATCTGTAAACATGAGCCTGTATTATCATTACCATATCAGTGAAACAACCTTCACTGTCCATCAATTCCAATTCGTCCGTcccaatttattttaatatcctGCTCCTTCTTCGTCAAGATTCAAGTCAATAACTAATTAATCCAACTACCCCACCATCCAGATGCTGCCGTACGCGATCGGGCCGGTAATGGGTACGAGGTCCTGGTGGAGTCGTCCCTGCATGTGCGAAAGGCGAACCCGGCCGTACGGCGCAACGTGCGCAGCGTGCTAGATCTGTTGGTGCCACCGGAAGCGGTACTCGTGCGCCAAAAGCGCCAGTTCGGGTGAGTTACAGCTGTAGCTGTACTTCCTTTCGTTATCTCCAAAACAAAATCGATTTTTCGGTTGACCTTGAACGTACATTGTGCATTCCGATCTCGTGCGCCATCTTAACGATCGTTTAGATGCGACGGATCGTGCTAGTTGCAGTACAGTGCTTGCCGAAATGTGTCATTCATCTGCCGCTAAAGTTTACAATTTTTTCCCCATGAGATCTAATAATAGCTTCATAAATTATGTTGGAATAACTTACAAAAACCCGAAAGATATTTGTTTCCATAAGTATCACTTATGGCTATCTCGTCCGACACAAGAATTCCCTCTGCATGGCACTGTAATTCTCATCTCCTTTCTGTCGAAggataaaaccaaaaaattcGATCCACGTACACGGTGGTGTGTTAAATCCGCTGGATACACTTAAGTGCTGAGCAGCAAGATACACAACCAGATTAACGATCCCCATCGTTCGAACACTGAAACGCTAATGTATCCAACACCTCATGCGTTTGTTGGCTTTCTTTCCCCTTACAGATTTGGTGCCTCCAGCGCGAACGCCAACGCTAACGCCTTCAACCAACAGTTTGGACCGAACGGATTTGGAGCGAGTGCCGCTAATGCCGGTGCCCAATCGTTCTACAACCAGGGACCGGGCGGTGGTTTCGGTGCATCGGCTGCCAACTCGGCCTCGCAAGGTTTCTCCGCCGGTCCGGGTGGGTTCTCGGTGAGCATTAGGACGGATGCGCTGGGCGATGCAGCGTAATCTTACTTTAATGTGTTCCGTTGCTGTTTCAGGGCTCTGCCGGACAGTCCGGCAGCCAGAGCTACAAACTGCCAGGCAATAAGGATGTGAACCTGTCGTACAGCGGTGGATTCTCCGTAGCCAACGGACAGCCAAGCGTATCGCAGGGCAGTTCCATCAGCTTCTCTAAGAAGTAGGCGTCTTGGGCGGCACAGACATGAGACTAGTGGACAATGACTTTTAGAGCAGTAAGTGAGCTTGTGGGGAAATTTAATATCCCGAATGGAAATAAAGCGTATGAATACCATCTTGTAGTGCAGCCCATATCTGTAAGACAGGGTTACACAACAGAAGTTGTAGCTGTATGCATGCCTTTCGATGGCCATTTAGGTGTTGCGCTTGAATACCTTTTTATCATTTAGATGCATTTTTCGCTCATTACGATCCGCCGAGGCGCCATTCATGGTAATGCTACCCGGAACGGTTGCTTTCAAGAGGTGAAGACTACACGTTCCCTATCTGCCTTGTCCTCAAGcctaaaaaaaaggcacacaaatGTGTGTTGGCATGGCGCACGGAATTGATATTCCGCTGTCGTCGCACAAGCCGGACTTACGCGAAAGCCTAATGCCGATTGACGTTTTCTCGACAATCGGGACCAGCTGGCCAGATAGGACTCGTATTTGCATAATCGAACGGCTCCCGTTTTATTCGTTCTTATTTATTCTTGTTGCTCCGCTTGCCGTCGAAATTCTGGCTGGTCATTGAGAATTTTATGTAGCTACCGTTTACGCTTGTCTGATTCGGTGGTGGCCGGCGTGTTCCTCGAATCGGTGTCGCGCGTACTAGAATAACTTATCGGAAGAGAACGGGACGAAGTGACGCTGGGATCCAAGGGACCAAGGGACCGAAGGACCATGCGTCAAGGTAAGGTCTCCCTTACGTGATTCATGACGGCGTGATTCATCGTCACGATCGCGTGGGGGTTTTGGGCTAGGTGTTGCCTTACGGCTGACCGGTTCACGCCGTCTCCCTGCTGCACAGCATAATTTATTCGTTGACATTCATCAATCAGCAGACCATTTTTATTGGCTTTACCCACCGCGTGACGGCGTATTGATATATGCATTATCTGAGCAACTCCAGGATGGAAACATTTGAATTGGCGCTGTGGGAAACCCTGCGTTAACGAAGTAGCAATATTCTTTTGGCTTTaaaattcatatgaatttgTAGCAATTGCCACGCCCAATCATTACCGATatgttttatgatgtttttgtttttgcgacAAAGAAAAAGATGACCCGAAATATAAACtaaccccgaaaaaaaaggaaaccaatgATGACATGTGCAAATCTGCATCGGGGTTGGACGCGATCGGTTGCCGCGATCCATATAAATTGACCACTAGGGACATATGCCGAATTTGGGCTTGTTCACACGTTCTAGATTGGGATGCCTAGAGTTGCCATGATTTAGTTTCGAAGCTTtgtgttctatttttattatattttcccATGACCCCATgcattgaattttttatgatgGGAATTTATAGTTGTAGCATTtaataaatagcaaaaaagGACTTACATCCAGCGacataattattaatttgatGGACTATTATTAATAACAGTGtattttagtttaataatGGCATGTAATTAGGACCTTTTAGTATCTTGTCTCAATTGGAGTCTCATAAGCTAATACCCTCCATAGAAGACCtagattgcatacctttaggcgtgtGCATCGAAGACAAGATTGATGACCACAAATAATTGACAGTATTTGCTAGTACAAATATATGCACTTATAACTATAGAAATAACCATAGTCAATTACTAAATGACTCGTTCTGTATCAATCACTTGTCTAAATCCGGTTCTTGCAATACTTGATCATTTATAATTGTTGTCGCTTCTAGACTGGCTTTGTGCAAGTCTTTCTTTATATCTTACGACTGAAGGGACTTTGAACTGTAATGTTTAACGCCCTTTCAATCATAAAGTGTAAGTTGATCAAGAGATTCTATCATTGCTTTAGATCCTCTAACTGTACATGATCTCGAATCTCACGTCCAGACACTTTGTTTCCTGCGCGGAATGCAAATAGCAAACGACCGGAGCTAAAGTTACAGATTTATGATCATAGGTAACAACTGTTTCCCATGATTTAGCTCCCAGGCCCATCATTCAAACCCGCGCGTTGAACCGCACTCAAGAATACGGTCACATTTGCGGTACGCATGCCAGACCGAACATCTCTTTCCACGCCATTGATCGTTTTCGCGAACTGTCAACGGCCAAAACTCACTAACTCACAGGACACGCCTGTTCTGTATTCTGCACCTTCTTCCGTACTGTGCGGCAACGTTTGATCGTTTTGCACCGCAGCTCCTCAGCAGCAGCTCAGCAGCCACATAAACGTTCCACGTTGAGCATTCGGTATAAGCAATAATAGCtgcaaaatgtaataaaatcgcgtaaattgttgttaaaattttacGATCCCATGGATTGAAATTTATACAACCGGATCAAGCACCCAGCTGATCATTCGTGTATCCTCTTTTTACTCTTATTTTCCCACCGGTGCTGTACTGTGTGGTGTGTAGTCACTCTCAACTCCAAACCACTGCTAACGCACAAGCTCCGAGAGCGTTAAGCGTATAATTTAcgctttttatttatgttttattaccaTCACTCCATGAATCTTATTTCAATGAAGCAATTAAGTTAATGCTGACAGCTTCAGTGTGCACCCAGAAGGCGCACGTGACACTTCTAGGCGTAATACCGCGACCATCTCTCCACACCGTGGCGTACTCCGAAGCGTGCCCCATGCTGCAGTGAGTCAAATTTAGCCAAAATTATCATACAATGCCCCCGTTCGGTTGGTGGAATGCGTATCCGGAATCGGCAGGCTAAGCATTGATCGAACAATCGATCCCGAGATCCGTGCGGGACAGATGGTCCGATCGACAGATGTCACGAAGTGATTGACATCCTTTTCGCATGTCCAATTTGCCTGACGGGTCGGTCTGGTGTCTGGTGCGGTCGAATTCAACGAAATATCTTCATCATATCGATATTGGTGGACGACGAGACATTCATGCACAATGAAGTCTTTGAAGTCGTCTATCGGACCAGCCAAGGGACAACGAATGGGATGAGAGGAGTGTACTTTGAAGAGGTGTCTCGAGTTGATGCAATGAACTGCAACAGTAGTGAGCTAAAAGTGACTTCTGTTTGGTATTTATTGCAATAACCAAACCATTCGAAGATCATCTGCACCATATAATCATTCTTCTCGGTTCATCTTCTTCAGTGCTCCCACCGTCTCATTACGACACTGCAACAAACTTTAGGGGCAGCTCCGtgcttttaaatttattctaaaATCTAATAAAATCAATAGCCGTACATACGAAATGAAGACGCACTAGACGGACGGCATCTTCGGATGTCGGCGGTAGTACGGGCACGAGGGAAGATCGGGAACGTGCAAAGCAATAATACCCATACCCATGGGCTGCATACCAACGAGGACAGTTAAAGAACCTGGCCATACCTGGCCGCGTATAAAAGGCGTTGATCCCGGGCGTGATGGTTATCAGTCGGTGTTGGGAGATCAGTTCGGTGGCCACGAGATTTTTGCCACACCAGTGTCACTGTTGCCCGAGAACCGTTGGCGAAACGAAACAGGGAACAACAACCCCCTAAAACAACGTGTTTTTTAACCGATCGATCCCTTTTTTGCATGCCGGTGAAGTAGTGACGTTGACGGTGGAAAAAAGCGTGTGAAGCGTggtgcatacatttaggcgagATGTTCTATTCGACCGTAGTGTTGGCGTTGCTGTGCGCGGTTGGGCTTAGTGTAGCCTACCCATATCCTTATCCACAGAATGGTGCGTTGttagtgtgtttttgttttactgaaAGCTCACCTTTTTGACTCCCTCTTCTTCGTTATTTGCACACACTCCCTGCAGCGTTCATGTACTACCGAAATGCGTTCCCCATGATAACTTACCCTCAGCTGCAGCAGAGCGCCATGTATCAACACGCGATGTTCCAGAACCAGCGGCTGCGTAACTATCAGCGCCGGTCATCAGCGAGCGGCGTGACCGCTTTCGCCTCGGGAGACAACATCGCCACCGGTACACAGATTCTCAAGGGTAAGCATTGAGTTCGGAAACCATTTCGCAACTAGTTGCGGCCGTGTACGGATGGATGCTAGATGTTCGCCCGTTTCTTTCGCTGCCCTTACCATTAACAGCCGACTGCCGACCCGCAGATCCTGCCGTGGTTGCATACCCATCGGTGCAATCGTTTGCTGATGCATACCCAGCTGAGGCGCTGCCAGAAAACGAAATTCCACTGAACGACGACGGCGGACAGTTGGACCAGGAATCGAACAGTGGAAGTGAGCTTGATTTCCCGCTTGACAATGAGGAA
Protein-coding sequences here:
- the LOC128304557 gene encoding uncharacterized protein LOC128304557 translates to MNRFVGVLVLSALVIGALGQNDGRDAAVRDRAGNGYEVLVESSLHVRKANPAVRRNVRSVLDLLVPPEAVLVRQKRQFGFGASSANANANAFNQQFGPNGFGASAANAGAQSFYNQGPGGGFGASAANSASQGFSAGPGGFSGSAGQSGSQSYKLPGNKDVNLSYSGGFSVANGQPSVSQGSSISFSKK
- the LOC128304488 gene encoding uncharacterized protein LOC128304488, with the translated sequence MFYSTVVLALLCAVGLSVAYPYPYPQNAFMYYRNAFPMITYPQLQQSAMYQHAMFQNQRLRNYQRRSSASGVTAFASGDNIATGTQILKADCRPADPAVVAYPSVQSFADAYPAEALPENEIPLNDDGGQLDQESNSGSELDFPLDNEEPLEDIPTTVPLGPSIVTDKRKKKVSVQLDSASAEDDQEDEEVSFGTRRGNGSRPSGGSAGPMFPVTFGSTNGGAIAIANSYSTGKGGSATSHATAYGSPASVPEERRRAVVLQQQQLQQRNNRPAKLRTKY